The DNA segment CTGTGACAAGCCACTATGCCACAGAATCCTAATCTGCCACTTCTTAAGTGTGACATTTGTGGCTTTTCCACCAAAAATCACTTCATCTTCAGTCGTCATCGCATGAGATGTCTGCGTGTAAATGGAGGAGTAGAGACAGATCAGGCTTCTGACAAGTTTGCTGATACTCATGCTCTGGAGAAACACTTAGATCTTAAAGCAGTTCTTACCAGCAGCTCATCTGATGGAGAAACATCAACTTCCAAATCTGACTTGGCACTGGAATCAGCTGTTCTTATTGATTCCAAGGTGTCATCCAGAGGCAAAAGCATTTTAGCTAATAGCAAGAAAATGTCTGAAGAAAAATCATTTGATGTAATAAATCTCTCTTCAAGTAGTAAAGTTTCTTCTAAGGTTAAAAATGAAACTCAGTCTAAACAGGTCTTGAGATTAAAAACATCATTGGAAGAACATAgctcacaaaaaacaaaatccacaggTGATAAAGCAAACTTAGAAGACGTTGAAGATGATGTCCCAATATCAGAACTTAAGAAATCACTAAAAGATACATCAGAAGGTGTAGAAAGAGAATCAGAACCCAGCGAATCCTCAACTACCAATCTTCCTCCACCTAATGTGAGCCGAAACTATCGATGTAACCAGTGCAGTTTTGCCACCACAAAATCCAAGGTTTACTTGTACCATCTAATTGAGCAGCATAGAGCTCGAATCAGTGTTTTCCCTTGCAATTTCTGTGAATATGCCTCGCGTTACAAGCACAAGTTAGCTCGTCACGTCACCTTTGCACACAAGCAGCATGTGGCCATGAACAAAATGGTTGCTGAAAATCTCCAGCCTGGGACTGCTTCATCAGCCTCCAAAAGAGTGGGAGTGGTCAGTCATAAACTTGTGAAAATGAGAAAGACTGCAAGTGGTCTTGGTTCGGGAAAATCAAGAACGCTTGATAGTTTTCTTGTCAAACTAAGAGGAAAAGCAAAGGTGAGTTAAGCTGAAATGCTGTACCTAAATCTCAAtgcactttcagaaaaaaaatgttggtcagattttttttttttattgctcttAAGATCTAGGTAGCAGTAGAAGTTCTACTAGATGctgatgttttaaaatagttgcaGACAATCATCCAGGAATCCATCACTTTGTTTAAAGCAGTGTTTTGGTTTGCAAAAAAAGCTAGGACTGCAAGTCATCATTTTGTAAGTTAGGAGGAGAGCAAGGCCAGCTGGTTATAATGAGTTAGATGAATATAAATGTCAAGTTAATAAATATTGAGCCTTTCACTCATGAACAAATCTGTGATTGTTTCAGATTACAGATTCTTCACTTGCTGCTTTTTATACAGATTTCTCAATTCAGCAGAAACAAGATGGCTCATCGGAGGTCTTAGGAAACCAAAATGGAGACCTATTTAAATGTAACCTCTGCCTATTTACAGGCAAAAGTAAAAACCATGTGATTAGGCATATCTATGCTTGCCATATTAATGCAAGGCTCTTTAGGTGTAACCTTTGCAACTTTAAAACCTACAGTCAAGCTGAATTCTACACACATAAGAATAAACACTCAACTAAAAATGCCACAGTGCATAAGTGCACAGAATGCTTTTATGCCACAGATTTCAAGCCCAACTTTGAGCGGCATTGTGCCAACCATGGATCCAACAGACCCAACAAGTAAGAACAAGTAATGGTTACTGTGACTAAGACGTTTTTAATGAGATGGAGGAAGTGGCATATTACATGCATTGAAAAAAGGAGTgtctttaatattaaaaaatcattttagaatGTTATAGGTCTTTTGCATGCTAAATGTATAAAAGATCTGTTCATGATCTGATCCattaaaagtatatatttttgtttgcaggtgTTCACTGTGTAACTATGCAACAGACCATGAAGGTGCTTTGAAGCGACATTTATCATGCCACCATGCCAATACAACTGCGAACGTATCTATAGTGTCAGGTGACCATGATGCTGAAGAACATGAAGGATCtggagagataaagaaagaaccCGGTGATCCTGACATAGAAGAAGGACAAGATGAGCTTCAGAGTGATGGATTCAAGTGAGACTATTTGCATTGTATTAACTACAAGGTTTAATATAATGATTTTGCAGTGGCCTCTTGGAGATATTGCAGGGGAAGTTTTCATTTACTTGCAGAGTTATATTTAACAAGATGCTCCTCTTCATACTTAAGGCAGTACATAAGGCATCCATTAGAGACGTTCATTTTTGTCTATTAACAAGATACCTGTCCAAAATATTCCATAACTAAATTTATGAAAAGATTTATTGAAACAAAGGGTGTTTCCTTTTAAGTTGATCCATTACCTACCCACATTTATAGGAGAATATTTTTCAAGTTTGCATTGGTGCTTGTGTGTTGTCAGGTAGTAAAGgaatttataaaaaagaaaaaaaaaactttgggtgtatacaaatatacaagGGACAGAACTATTATAAATAGGGGGATAACCTTTACTTGACGTCTTGtaagaagacattaaaaataataaaattcatcaTATAATGTTAAAACAGTGTTTTGTCAGAAGTTTCATAATAGgttgctttttttatatatatatttttttgtcctACCTCTGAATGCAGAGCAAGCTTTTATTTAATCACCTAAGGATGTTGATAAGGAGTTTTCTAAAAAGTCAGCTAGGTTACAATGGAGTAAGTGCTTCTTATTGCAGATGCCCCATTTGTGCCTTGGTGTATCGCAGGTGTGCAGATCTGAACAGACATATGAAATCAAAACACAATGTGAGGCGCAAGGACTTctatgaggatgaggatgaagaagacagtgaagaggaaGGACCTGTGGTTTTGAATGACCATGAAGGCATAGCAtttgaagaccttgctggtgggaatgatgatgatgatgaaagccGACCATTGTCGGAATTATTAGGcaagcaaaaagtaaaaagtttgaAGTGCTCATACTGTTCCTACATTGCAAAATGGCCAAGTGATCTGCGACGACACTTAAGGGTTCACTCTGTAGAAAAACGGTTCAAATGCTCAATGTGTTGGAAGAAGTACAAGTATCTGGGTGACCTGAATGTCCACATGCGACGAGATCATGAGGTGAGCACGTTTAGAACCAAAATGCGGTGCAGGTTAATGGACGTTTATCACAGAAAGAGAAGTGATCATTATTTTTGGTGTAAGTAAttatactttttaaacaaaagtatttaGCCGTTGATTGTGAAAGTTATGTCTTGTTGATGTGTTCCTATTTAGCTGTAGCGAAGAAGcattacatatttattattttttgctttggtgattttttttggggggagggttgAGGTTTAACAGCATTACTGAATTATTATGTACAATATATTTCTAAGTAGAAGATCCTGCTTTATGTAGGTAGACCCAGAAAGCTGTAGTGTGGCACCAGAAAAAGTGGTGACAATACCTGTCAAGAAAAGTTCGCCATCTATCTTCCGCTGCCCTGCTTGTCCTTTCACCACAAGATGGAAAGCTCACATGGAACCCCACTCACAGCTACATAAAGACCACAAAGCATATGAATGTAAATTGTGTGACTACCAAACCTACTGGCGTGGAGATATGGGGCGCCACCTTTACCGCCATCATCCAGATTTTGTGTCAAAGGAAGTTGAACTTAGTAACTTTTTCAACTTCTACCCAGATCGTAAAGTGAAAGTCAATAAAGCTGTTTGCAAGGTCCCAGAAGAGATTCCTCTACCAGATAATATGGAATGTAAGTGGAGTTTCTTAATGTTTGTAATGTTATGATTGCTTCTCAACGTCTGcaagttttggttttttttattctcttgctttgtttatttttattctcttgctttgtttatttttactcatTATGTTCATTATTAGCCACTGTCAAAGTTGCATggaaacaatttctttttagtTGAATAAGAACAGTTGTAAGCGTGACAAATAAGATTGATTTTTAAGAAAGTATTATCTCTTTcagatacatttctgatttgtcaattatttattttatatattttatgccaatgtgcatatatatatatgtgtgtgcattcctTTAGCAACAGATACCAAGGATTCCAAGCAAAATGAGAATGAAAGCCAGGTTGATGACAGTGTGTCTGACACAATGAGTCTGCCAGATTCTGTTAGCTCATCTTCAGGAATCATTACCAGCAAAGATGGTGCCAAAATGTTCCAGTGTGATCATtgtgcattcacacacattgcTCCATCTAAAATGCGTGCTCACATTGAAACCCATCTGAATCTAAAACAGTATAAGTGTCCAGTATGTGGTCGACGAGCCAACTGGAAATATGATATTCGCAAACATATGAAAGTAGAACATTCAGAGTGTAAAGAAGATGTAATAACCCTGTCTTTGGAAGAAGCCAAGGCTACCATAAAAGAATACATGGACACGATGCCTAACATTCGTAGAGAGCATCACCTCAACCTTACTTCAGAAAAAGAGATAACTCTCAGAAAGGTCAGAAGGCCTTATAAATGCTCTTTGTGTGGATTTAGGTCACAGTTTCGGTGGAGTGTAAGCAAACACCAACGTACCACTCATCCTGGTCAAGCAGGGATCAGTATTGTGGTGTTATCAAGAGGGGAAGATGATTTAgcagatggagaaaaaaaaaaccatgggCCTAGTCACACGCATGAGACTCGACAATCAAATCAGTCCACAGAGCAGAAACTGCAGCAAGGCGATGTTGACATGAAGGAAATTTTAAAGGCTGGAGTTGAGGAAGAAAAGCGAGACATGATGTATCAGTGTGCAGAATGCGGCAAGCTGGGTTCATCAAAGGGATCAATCAAAAAGCACTACAACTATATCCACCCAACTTGTGAAGTGAGAATTGTTTATCTTGGAGATGGTGTAGAGTTTAACTACTACACTGGGATGCCTGTTGATAAATCACCAAAAATTTCAAGTCCGCCATCACCATCTTTGTCTGATACTTCTTCAGTAGGAGTGGTAGGATTACCAGACCCTAAAATACTTAACAACCCTAAAGAACATGGCTATGT comes from the Pomacea canaliculata isolate SZHN2017 linkage group LG12, ASM307304v1, whole genome shotgun sequence genome and includes:
- the LOC112576499 gene encoding zinc finger protein 208-like isoform X7 — translated: MPQNPNLPLLKCDICGFSTKNHFIFSRHRMRCLRVNGGVETDQASDKFADTHALEKHLDLKAVLTSSSSDGETSTSKSDLALESAVLIDSKVSSRGKSILANSKKMSEEKSFDVINLSSSSKVSSKVKNETQSKQVLRLKTSLEEHSSQKTKSTGDKANLEDVEDDVPISELKKSLKDTSEGVERESEPSESSTTNLPPPNVSRNYRCNQCSFATTKSKVYLYHLIEQHRARISVFPCNFCEYASRYKHKLARHVTFAHKQHVAMNKMVAENLQPGTASSASKRVGVVSHKLVKMRKTASGLGSGKSRTLDSFLVKLRGKAKITDSSLAAFYTDFSIQQKQDGSSEVLGNQNGDLFKCNLCLFTGKSKNHVIRHIYACHINARLFRCNLCNFKTYSQAEFYTHKNKHSTKNATVHKCTECFYATDFKPNFERHCANHGSNRPNKCSLCNYATDHEGALKRHLSCHHANTTANVSIVSGDHDAEEHEGSGEIKKEPGDPDIEEGQDELQSDGFKCPICALVYRRCADLNRHMKSKHNVRRKDFYEDEDEEDSEEEGPVVLNDHEGIAFEDLAGGNDDDDESRPLSELLGKQKVKSLKCSYCSYIAKWPSDLRRHLRVHSVEKRFKCSMCWKKYKYLGDLNVHMRRDHEVSTFRTKMRCRLMDVYHRKRSDHYFWYPESCSVAPEKVVTIPVKKSSPSIFRCPACPFTTRWKAHMEPHSQLHKDHKAYECKLCDYQTYWRGDMGRHLYRHHPDFVSKEVELSNFFNFYPDRKVKVNKAVCKVPEEIPLPDNMESTDTKDSKQNENESQVDDSVSDTMSLPDSVSSSSGIITSKDGAKMFQCDHCAFTHIAPSKMRAHIETHLNLKQYKCPVCGRRANWKYDIRKHMKVEHSECKEDVITLSLEEAKATIKEYMDTMPNIRREHHLNLTSEKEITLRKVRRPYKCSLCGFRSQFRWSVSKHQRTTHPGQAGISIVVLSRGEDDLADGEKKNHGPSHTHETRQSNQSTEQKLQQGDVDMKEILKAGVEEEKRDMMYQCAECGKLGSSKGSIKKHYNYIHPTCEVRIVYLGDGVEFNYYTGMPVDKSPKISSPPSPSLSDTSSVGVVGLPDPKILNNPKEHGYVKPFKCSVCGQRSNWKWDLKKHLRVKHPGTDGFVIVMRLDEARATYIKYQRSFAKTEKSDPMNTESPTKVEEIIREVNVSTSTPSSKFGTSMQDMPFKSQEMMLGRYRRYKCSNCGYRSNWRTDIMRHIERRHKNVSARCIFMDIETAKETFMDYDYIPANASVRFASKKNPHPLPTTFQSDKSHLNVAKKGGPGHNKLWQCHKCSFRSSTRSHIVQHMQGHGLKPYHCSLCGYVARFRSPLYRHIRSQHKTSNYSAYAKVVIKYSKQPHEQIVQQGPPAVYIDAYLCRLCNEESDCKDKLLQHLQTKHGCEDSNQALKVRKRVGLEEGNTSNNTNIAAENGKALSKNGREKQYFCSICPYRTDKRGMLTFHHTYHQPSAQNKYKCRFCPYFVCAPRLLHQHMRWHAEYVDAKAAQNDLTKETSTWQQSEQNLSLISPKKQKKVLVENSTKRHNCEKCPYTTNSNNDFIYHQQFHRPKAGNGYNCQYCDYWVAHRRLLKQHLRLHDCDSVTDTGEGNSIASSPAKSLASDASSVYDAVELAALKQKMISTRITASLSTSPSVSPMKIATQCSIGSRPGFVLRNGSYHKLHQCRKCPYTNIRARNLRLHELMHGYRRSEHPLMKCPYCDYYVGSKGLLSHHMKVHLHQYVPDPTDSTTFDLEKREGIGNLWTADDIEEDMPVTINSSDIPQKQKVDTLLEISRFKKYSCEKCPYASSKRSHFTRHMELHGSRQRHTCEYCDYSVPSASLLSQHYKIHLMPNQNLLATQTFSNLQFMKEVPADVALASALPPTDSAEPVTISVVHDHLELYENDETATIDTEPRKLYRCDRCPYANVRRDHLLTHMRFHLHRSSFHCPYCDYSAPKQQLLTQHIRVHFCPLPELSDWLVENGQAERAQEASDIDLTQALEIAEKFQSSPKRKFHDLKSVGEETLYDCLQDKHASNERPAKKAKTSTEFKNPDNNVEDMPQPSSGRTSSNSALSDNTDLKDEAGAKASSSTAPDRTSEDSVQDSSVYICQYCDREFITSKQLIGHEMQHLIGNHFETLSESPTDPLVTSAETNTVSIDSFQKDQPQKTDRPKRQPKLKKILSL
- the LOC112576499 gene encoding zinc finger protein 208-like isoform X9; protein product: MPQNPNLPLLKCDICGFSTKNHFIFSRHRMRCLRVNGGVETDQASDKFADTHALEKHLDLKAVLTSSSSDGETSTSKSDLALESAVLIDSKVSSRGKSILANSKKMSEEKSFDVINLSSSSKVSSKVKNETQSKQVLRLKTSLEEHSSQKTKSTGDKANLEDVEDDVPISELKKSLKDTSEGVERESEPSESSTTNLPPPNVSRNYRCNQCSFATTKSKVYLYHLIEQHRARISVFPCNFCEYASRYKHKLARHVTFAHKQHVAMNKMVAENLQPGTASSASKRVGVVSHKLVKMRKTASGLGSGKSRTLDSFLVKLRGKAKITDSSLAAFYTDFSIQQKQDGSSEVLGNQNGDLFKCNLCLFTGKSKNHVIRHIYACHINARLFRCNLCNFKTYSQAEFYTHKNKHSTKNATVHKCTECFYATDFKPNFERHCANHGSNRPNKCSLCNYATDHEGALKRHLSCHHANTTANVSIVSGDHDAEEHEGSGEIKKEPGDPDIEEGQDELQSDGFKCPICALVYRRCADLNRHMKSKHNVRRKDFYEDEDEEDSEEEGPVVLNDHEGIAFEDLAGGNDDDDESRPLSELLGKQKVKSLKCSYCSYIAKWPSDLRRHLRVHSVEKRFKCSMCWKKYKYLGDLNVHMRRDHEVSTFRTKMRCRLMDVYHRKRSDHYFWYPESCSVAPEKVVTIPVKKSSPSIFRCPACPFTTRWKAHMEPHSQLHKDHKAYECKLCDYQTYWRGDMGRHLYRHHPDFVSKEVELSNFFNFYPDRKVKVNKAVCKVPEEIPLPDNMESTDTKDSKQNENESQVDDSVSDTMSLPDSVSSSSGIITSKDGAKMFQCDHCAFTHIAPSKMRAHIETHLNLKQYKCPVCGRRANWKYDIRKHMKVEHSECKEDVITLSLEEAKATIKEYMDTMPNIRREHHLNLTSEKEITLRKVRRPYKCSLCGFRSQFRWSVSKHQRTTHPGQAGISIVVLSRGEDDLADGEKKNHGPSHTHETRQSNQSTEQKLQQGDVDMKEILKAGVEEEKRDMMYQCAECGKLGSSKGSIKKHYNYIHPTCEVRIVYLGDGVEFNYYTGMPVDKSPKISSPPSPSLSDTSSVGVVGLPDPKILNNPKEHGYVKPFKCSVCGQRSNWKWDLKKHLRVKHPGTDGFVIVMRLDEARATYIKYQRSFAKTEKSDPMNTESPTKVEEIIREVNVSTSTPSSKFGTSMQDMPFKSQEMMLGRYRRYKCSNCGYRSNWRTDIMRHIERRHKNVSARCIFMDIETAKETFMDYDYIPANASVRFASKKNPHPLPTTFQSDKSHLNVAKKGGPGHNKLWQCHKCSFRSSTRSHIVQHMQGHGLKPYHCSLCGYVARFRSPLYRHIRSQHKTSNYSAYAKVVIKYSKQPHEQIVQQGPPAVYIDAYLCRLCNEESDCKDKLLQHLQTKHGCEDSNQALKVRKRVGLEEGNTSNNTNIAAENGKALSKNGREKQYFCSICPYRTDKRGMLTFHHTYHQPSAQNKYKCRFCPYFVCAPRLLHQHMRWHAEYVDAKAAQNDLTKETSTWQQSEQNLSLISPKKQKKVLVENSTKRHNCEKCPYTTNSNNDFIYHQQFHRPKAGNGYNCQYCDYWVAHRRLLKQHLRLHDCDSVTDTGEGNSIASSPAKSLASDASSVYDAVELAALKQKMISTRITASLSTSPSVSPMKIATQCSIGSRPGFVLRNGSYHKLHQCRKCPYTNIRARNLRLHELMHGYRRSEHPLMKCPYCDYYVGSKGLLSHHMKVHLHQYVPDPTDSTTFDLEKREGIGNLWTADDIEEDMPVTINSSDIPQKQKVDTLLEISRFKKYSCEKCPYASSKRSHFTRHMELHGSRQRHTCEYCDYSVPSASLLSQHYKIHLMPNQNLLATQTFSNLQFMKEVPADVALASALPPTDSAEPVTISVVHDHLELYENDETATIDTEPRKLYRCDRCPYANVRRDHLLTHMRFHLHRSSFHCPYCDYSAPKQQLLTQHIRVHFCPLPELSDWLVENGQAERAQEASDIDLTQALEIAEKFQSSPKRKFHDLKSVGEETLYDCLQDKHASNERPAKKAKTSTEFKNPDNNVEDMPQPSSGRTSSNSALSDNTDLKDEAGAKASSSTAPDRTSEDSVQDSSVYICQYCDREFITSKQLIGHEMQHLIGNHFETLSESPTDPLVTSAETNTVSIDR
- the LOC112576499 gene encoding zinc finger protein 208-like isoform X6 gives rise to the protein MPQNPNLPLLKCDICGFSTKNHFIFSRHRMRCLRVNGGVETDQASDKFADTHALEKHLDLKAVLTSSSSDGETSTSKSDLALESAVLIDSKVSSRGKSILANSKKMSEEKSFDVINLSSSSKVSSKVKNETQSKQVLRLKTSLEEHSSQKTKSTGDKANLEDVEDDVPISELKKSLKDTSEGVERESEPSESSTTNLPPPNVSRNYRCNQCSFATTKSKVYLYHLIEQHRARISVFPCNFCEYASRYKHKLARHVTFAHKQHVAMNKMVAENLQPGTASSASKRVGVVSHKLVKMRKTASGLGSGKSRTLDSFLVKLRGKAKITDSSLAAFYTDFSIQQKQDGSSEVLGNQNGDLFKCNLCLFTGKSKNHVIRHIYACHINARLFRCNLCNFKTYSQAEFYTHKNKHSTKNATVHKCTECFYATDFKPNFERHCANHGSNRPNKCSLCNYATDHEGALKRHLSCHHANTTANVSIVSGDHDAEEHEGSGEIKKEPGDPDIEEGQDELQSDGFKCPICALVYRRCADLNRHMKSKHNVRRKDFYEDEDEEDSEEEGPVVLNDHEGIAFEDLAGGNDDDDESRPLSELLGKQKVKSLKCSYCSYIAKWPSDLRRHLRVHSVEKRFKCSMCWKKYKYLGDLNVHMRRDHEVSTFRTKMRCRLMDVYHRKRSDHYFWYPESCSVAPEKVVTIPVKKSSPSIFRCPACPFTTRWKAHMEPHSQLHKDHKAYECKLCDYQTYWRGDMGRHLYRHHPDFVSKEVELSNFFNFYPDRKVKVNKAVCKVPEEIPLPDNMESTDTKDSKQNENESQVDDSVSDTMSLPDSVSSSSGIITSKDGAKMFQCDHCAFTHIAPSKMRAHIETHLNLKQYKCPVCGRRANWKYDIRKHMKVEHSECKEDVITLSLEEAKATIKEYMDTMPNIRREHHLNLTSEKEITLRKVRRPYKCSLCGFRSQFRWSVSKHQRTTHPGQAGISIVVLSRGEDDLADGEKKNHGPSHTHETRQSNQSTEQKLQQGDVDMKEILKAGVEEEKRDMMYQCAECGKLGSSKGSIKKHYNYIHPTCEVRIVYLGDGVEFNYYTGMPVDKSPKISSPPSPSLSDTSSVGVVGLPDPKILNNPKEHGYVKPFKCSVCGQRSNWKWDLKKHLRVKHPGTDGFVIVMRLDEARATYIKYQRSFAKTEKSDPMNTESPTKVEEIIREVNVSTSTPSSKFGTSMQDMPFKSQEMMLGRYRRYKCSNCGYRSNWRTDIMRHIERRHKNVSARCIFMDIETAKETFMDYDYIPANASVRFASKKNPHPLPTTFQSDKSHLNVAKKGGPGHNKLWQCHKCSFRSSTRSHIVQHMQGHGLKPYHCSLCGYVARFRSPLYRHIRSQHKTSNYSAYAKVVIKYSKQPHEQIVQQGPPAVYIDAYLCRLCNEESDCKDKLLQHLQTKHGCEDSNQALKVRKRVGLEEGNTSNNTNIAAENGKALSKNGREKQYFCSICPYRTDKRGMLTFHHTYHQPSAQNKYKCRFCPYFVCAPRLLHQHMRWHAEYVDAKAAQNDLTKETSTWQQSEQNLSLISPKKQKKVLVENSTKRHNCEKCPYTTNSNNDFIYHQQFHRPKAGNGYNCQYCDYWVAHRRLLKQHLRLHDCDSVTDTGEGNSIASSPAKSLASDASSVYDAVELAALKQKMISTRITASLSTSPSVSPMKIATQCSIGSRPGFVLRNGSYHKLHQCRKCPYTNIRARNLRLHELMHGYRRSEHPLMKCPYCDYYVGSKGLLSHHMKVHLHQYVPDPTDSTTFDLEKREGIGNLWTADDIEEDMPVTINSSDIPQKQKVDTLLEISRFKKYSCEKCPYASSKRSHFTRHMELHGSRQRHTCEYCDYSVPSASLLSQHYKIHLMPNQNLLATQTFSNLQFMKEVPADVALASALPPTDSAEPVTISVVHDHLELYENDETATIDTEPRKLYRCDRCPYANVRRDHLLTHMRFHLHRSSFHCPYCDYSAPKQQLLTQHIRVHFCPLPELSDWLVENGQAERAQEASDIDLTQALEIAEKFQSSPKRKFHDLKSVGEETLYDCLQDKHASNERPAKKAKTSTEFKNPDNNVEDMPQPSSGRTSSNSALSDNTDLKDEAGAKASSSTAPDRTSEDSVQDSSVYICQYCDREFITSKQLIGHEMQHLIGNHFEHFTYLKKTLSESPTDPLVTSAETNTVSIDSFQKDQPQKTDRPKRQPKLKKILSL
- the LOC112576499 gene encoding zinc finger protein 208-like isoform X8, coding for MPQNPNLPLLKCDICGFSTKNHFIFSRHRMRCLRVNGGVETDQASDKFADTHALEKHLDLKAVLTSSSSDGETSTSKSDLALESAVLIDSKVSSRGKSILANSKKMSEEKSFDVINLSSSSKVSSKVKNETQSKQVLRLKTSLEEHSSQKTKSTGDKANLEDVEDDVPISELKKSLKDTSEGVERESEPSESSTTNLPPPNVSRNYRCNQCSFATTKSKVYLYHLIEQHRARISVFPCNFCEYASRYKHKLARHVTFAHKQHVAMNKMVAENLQPGTASSASKRVGVVSHKLVKMRKTASGLGSGKSRTLDSFLVKLRGKAKITDSSLAAFYTDFSIQQKQDGSSEVLGNQNGDLFKCNLCLFTGKSKNHVIRHIYACHINARLFRCNLCNFKTYSQAEFYTHKNKHSTKNATVHKCTECFYATDFKPNFERHCANHGSNRPNKCSLCNYATDHEGALKRHLSCHHANTTANVSIVSGDHDAEEHEGSGEIKKEPGDPDIEEGQDELQSDGFKCPICALVYRRCADLNRHMKSKHNVRRKDFYEDEDEEDSEEEGPVVLNDHEGIAFEDLAGGNDDDDESRPLSELLGKQKVKSLKCSYCSYIAKWPSDLRRHLRVHSVEKRFKCSMCWKKYKYLGDLNVHMRRDHEVSTFRTKMRCRLMDVYHRKRSDHYFWYPESCSVAPEKVVTIPVKKSSPSIFRCPACPFTTRWKAHMEPHSQLHKDHKAYECKLCDYQTYWRGDMGRHLYRHHPDFVSKEVELSNFFNFYPDRKVKVNKAVCKVPEEIPLPDNMESTDTKDSKQNENESQVDDSVSDTMSLPDSVSSSSGIITSKDGAKMFQCDHCAFTHIAPSKMRAHIETHLNLKQYKCPVCGRRANWKYDIRKHMKVEHSECKEDVITLSLEEAKATIKEYMDTMPNIRREHHLNLTSEKEITLRKVRRPYKCSLCGFRSQFRWSVSKHQRTTHPGQAGISIVVLSRGEDDLADGEKKNHGPSHTHETRQSNQSTEQKLQQGDVDMKEILKAGVEEEKRDMMYQCAECGKLGSSKGSIKKHYNYIHPTCEVRIVYLGDGVEFNYYTGMPVDKSPKISSPPSPSLSDTSSVGVVGLPDPKILNNPKEHGYVKPFKCSVCGQRSNWKWDLKKHLRVKHPGTDGFVIVMRLDEARATYIKYQRSFAKTEKSDPMNTESPTKVEEIIREVNVSTSTPSSKFGTSMQDMPFKSQEMMLGRYRRYKCSNCGYRSNWRTDIMRHIERRHKNVSARCIFMDIETAKETFMDYDYIPANASVRFASKKNPHPLPTTFQSDKSHLNVAKKGGPGHNKLWQCHKCSFRSSTRSHIVQHMQGHGLKPYHCSLCGYVARFRSPLYRHIRSQHKTSNYSAYAKVVIKYSKQPHEQIVQQGPPAVYIDAYLCRLCNEESDCKDKLLQHLQTKHGCEDSNQALKVRKRVGLEEGNTSNNTNIAAENGKALSKNGREKQYFCSICPYRTDKRGMLTFHHTYHQPSAQNKYKCRFCPYFVCAPRLLHQHMRWHAEYVDAKAAQNDLTKETSTWQQSEQNLSLISPKKQKKVLVENSTKRHNCEKCPYTTNSNNDFIYHQQFHRPKAGNGYNCQYCDYWVAHRRLLKQHLRLHDCDSVTDTGEGNSIASSPAKSLASDASSVYDAVELAALKQKMISTRITASLSTSPSVSPMKIATQCSIGSRPGFVLRNGSYHKLHQCRKCPYTNIRARNLRLHELMHGYRRSEHPLMKCPYCDYYVGSKGLLSHHMKVHLHQYVPDPTDSTTFDLEKREGIGNLWTADDIEEDMPVTINSSDIPQKQKVDTLLEISRFKKYSCEKCPYASSKRSHFTRHMELHGSRQRHTCEYCDYSVPSASLLSQHYKIHLMPNQNLLATQTFSNLQFMKEVPADVALASALPPTDSAEPVTISVVHDHLELYENDETATIDTEPRKLYRCDRCPYANVRRDHLLTHMRFHLHRSSFHCPYCDYSAPKQQLLTQHIRVHFCPLPELSDWLVENGQAERAQEASDIDLTQALEIAEKFQSSPKRKFHDLKSVGEETLYDCLQDKHASNERPAKKAKTSTEFKNPDNNVEDMPQPSSGRTSSNSALSDNTDLKDEAGAKASSSTAPDRTSEDSVQDSSVYICQYCDREFITSKQLIGHEMQHLIGNHFEHFTYLKKTLSESPTDPLVTSAETNTVSIDR